TTCCCCCCAACCAACACACTGACATGTAAAATTAGCGAGACGTCTTCTCTCACTTGTCATCCTTCTGTTCCATGTGTTCCTCCTTATAAGACTATTAGTGAAACAGCCAAAGAAATTCAGCAAGTTCAGTGACTGGCATTTCTAGAGCTTTGCACAAGTGTTAATGATTTCTGCTGATTGGCATGTTCAAAGTGTTGAAGGCTCTAAAGGTAGAAAGTGATGGCAGAAACAATTTAAGTGTGcaacttaaaacaaaacaaaaatcagcagTGTGATGACTCACCTGCACATTTTAACGACTTTAAATCCCaagtaaaagaggaaaaactccaGATGAACTCTAATCTCACCACTGACTCCAGACCTTCCTGCACAGGCCACACCTTCCAACACACCTGTTTGTAACATCTAGACAGAGACAACCACACCAAATGGGAGCTTAATCAATTAGCTTTTATTGTGCTGCATTCATCAGTAACCGCACAGATAATGTCAgcatttacttttcttttttaaaggaGCATATATTCCAGGAGGATGGCTTACATGTCCacgtttttctctctctcaaaaatGTAAATCACACAAAACCTTCCTGTAGCAAGAATACCAGTCATGACCAGTATAAACATTTGACCAAATGTTTATATGTAGTCATCTTTTGGAGACTCAGGTAAGTACCTCTGACTAACAGGCCTCTCCCCAGTCTCCTACAAGTGCTCCTTTCATGCAGTGGCAGGTAATGTGGCGGTCTTTAATGATGTGTAATTTGCACAGGAATCCAGAGGTTCCTCTGTAAGAACATCAGTGATGCTggtgtgatttgttttgtctgtgatcATCCCCAGTATCTTCTTCAGGTTGGCGTCAGACTTTGGCGAGCCGTTACAATTGTCtttgcagcagcaggtgtggcTGACGTTGTAGTTAACCCCCCGATAAGAGATGATTTCATGGGAACCACAGAGTCCGCTGTCCACGCAGCCCTGAGCAGACAGGATGTGGATGGAGCCGTAGCGACCTCTCGAGCTGGAACAGCGTTGATCAGGCAGACACTGGCTTGTGATGTTGGCGCAGGAGTTGCCTTTGTGCTGCAGAGGACAGTAATAACACAGCAGGCTGTCCAGAGTCAGAGCTGGGAGGACCAGGGCTGCAGCCACCAAGATGGAGGTCAGGAACCAGTGTGGTCCCAACTGATTGAAGTCCAGACTAATGtaagtccacacacacagattcacacatgAATGATACAAATTAGAAACATGCTTTCATGTAAATAGTCACATGCATCACTTAGTGGTTTCatgcttttctgttgtttgtgtggttgtgttgttaACCTGTTCTTTCTTTGTGATCCCATCCTGCTGTATGTAAAAGCCTCCAGAACATTGGAGAAGTTGTGTCGACTTGTGAAACCTCCAAACTTCAGCAGAGCCGCTGATTACCAAGCAGAAACAGGTGTGTCTCTGAAACCTCTCTGAGCTCAGTTcatacataatttaaaaaatctacacacaatacaaacaacAGAACTAGAGATGGGATTTTAGTTCTCAGTTTATTGCCTTATGCCTTATCCTTTAAAACACTTTGTACAGTCTGTCAGTAATTCACATTTCTCAAATGAGGCAGGATCACAGTGCCATCTACTGTCTGGTTTGctgcacaaacatgtcaggAAGGAAGAAATAGCAATTTAATGATTTGCTGTTTTGGCATTAACTctatgatttcttttttcatatatataatGTTCTTATtacttatattttttttatactggATCATTTACAGTTTCATATGTATTTGCAGAAAGATTATCGCTTTGTTCCATAACCGGGTGAAAAAGCGAGCTTCCCCTCTTTGTACAGAGGttcctgaaaagaaaaacaaaatctgcattAACTGAAATTTTCATTTCCACTCATGCACATGATATTAAATGGAAGTTTATCAAATGTGATTGCTTAcaaccagctcctcctcctcagcctccctgctgctgtcccTCCAGTCTTCAGAGGGGTCATAGCTGTACAGAGGAATCAGTCTGTGACGGAGCTCATCTGATCTGAGGCAAACCAatccaaaacaaaccaaactgtgACAGAGCATTAGAGATACCAAACTGATATGAAAATGCTGCTAACAGAAACCAGCTTACCTCCATTTCTTCCTCATATACACCTACAGAGAAGTACAACAACACATACTTAATACCAAGCCTATCATGCAccaatgtgaaatgaaatacacATAATGGAAAccagataaaacaaaacttctCTTACCAATGCAACTACACATCCCAGTAGTATGAGTAGTGCAACAGGGATGAATGCATAGTAAGCAGCAAATCCAGGTTTAGGTTTTAGGGGTGAAATGTGGGGAGTAGTGTGGTTGAAGTgcatttctttctcctcctccatgctgtacaccccccccccccctctctgctCCGTGCACCTCAGCTGACACCTTTGTGAGACATTCAGTGCCATGGCTGTCATTCCCAGTGAAAGGCCACAATGGGCTTTATCAACCCCAGGAAGACTCAGAATTATTACTACCGAGACTCAAACAAGCTGAGATTCATGATCCAACATTAAGCGTCTagtgtttcaaatgaaaaaggaaGTTGATGACAGTACAAAGAACGTCTGAGTAAATGTCTAAAACATCTCTCAAccaaaaaagaagacaaacagaaaaaacccCAGAGTGAGTAATCTTACCTTTAGGTTTCATAGCTcgtgtacataaacacacatttccttcTCGCAGTTCGTAAGAGACAcgctcacagaaacacagtgccAGAATACCTCAACCTGCTCAATGACATTCCTGAGTGAGGAGCAGATGTCATGTAGTTTGTTGGTTTAGTTGAAGTGGGTAGATTACATGCACAAGGAAGTTATCacattcaaaaaaatgtttatcacATTGAAGCACTGACAATTTTCCAGTAGAAGAAATTACTGTAGTCTGTAGTTGCTTatgtgacagtgaaaaaaaaaacaaaaaaaacagttctggATTGTTTTGTAAACTTAGTGTAATGTTACCTAATGTTTAGTGTAAGTGGAGTTAGGTGAACTCTTCCAccggaacacacacacacacattaacatgtaTTATTCCGTTTCCTCCAGCAGGGGGAAGATTGTTGTGGGCTGCAGgcggagggaagaggaggggagggacaGTGGGAGGGGTGAGGAAACACATAAGGGAACCTCTCTGAAGCCTGTACAGGTCAAACTTGCTGAGTGTGGTTTCAGTCAAGCATTCACCTTGTTCACACAGGATGAGCCACCACTTAACCAAACTTTGATGGTAAGTTGCCAACTTATAAGATGAATCAGACAAAAGATTAATGCAGGTATTAGAAGCTAATGATAAAAGGTGAACTGTGAATAAGCAGGTTGCTTTTAGCTATTTTGCTATTCGGTATCTTACTGAACTGGATTTTAGTTTTGCCTAAACAAACTTTTCACTTCAGTTATCTTAGGTTAAGCAGCGGTGATTTTGCAGACATCTGTCATGCTTCACTTTAACAAAGGAATACCATAGACTTTGTGGCGCGTTCTGGTAGATTTCCTGTTAAGGTTTGAAAGGTTGTTAATTATTAGACCAACGTAAACCCTCAGGTTCAGTTAGACTCCAGTCATGAAACAGCTTActcgtgctgctgctgcctgtagTAAGTCTCATACACTAatgtaattcattcattcatactgATTTTtcctgattgtttttttttgtcataataCCACGCAGTTCTTCATCCTGCCAGGCTATGAAGTGAGGACGTACCGAGAGTGTGAAACGCCACCATAGCGGAGgatctgtgctgtttttttccttacaaTGTGATGGATCCCACTGAAAGGCAAAATGGAACAATCCAGAGACAAGATGCAATCGTCACTGACCTCCCCATGCCTCTGACAGAGGATCCACAGGAAACACATATTTATGAGGAAATCCTCCCTCCTGAAAACGATGACGCACATTTGTATGAGAGCACCTTGGCTGGGCTCATATCTCCCACCGAACCTCAGCCTCAACCCCCAGGGAATACCGGGAACACTGATCTCCACAACACAAATGGACCTCATCCAGTCCGTcgccctccccctctccctccagtCAGAACCAGGCTCCCCAGTGCATGTCTGCCAGTTAGACAAGGCCAAGCAGCCCCTCCTGTTCCCTCCAGGAAACACATTCCGGTCGGCAAATTCAACAAGCAGTTTTCCTGTAACCTCACTGAGCCTGTTCAGAAACTGAATCGATCCAGGACAGAAATTGACAATAATGTGAGTATGTGAGACAAAAAGTTCCTTTATAGGTTAATAAAATGACCCAAATTAAAAGTGGCAAGTTCAGAGAAAAGGCctaagtttgtctttttttttttcacatcaggaTCCATGGGCCATCAAACTAATAGATACCCCACAAGGCAGCACCAAGAGGCTGGCTTCTTTCTGTGACGCAACTTCCAGGTAAGAGAACGATACCAAAATTTGTTCCTGAGTTTGATGTTGCTTAAAATATCCACCCCTATGGTACCCAAACTCTCAAGATGACtgataaaataagtaaaaggtcttattatgtttatactgtactGTTTACAGTATAAACACAACAATGTGTAAAGTTTCTACTTCCTGTGGCTGGATCTTCTGCAGTTTTAGTTGCTTAAAAATAATCTTCACTATTCTTCAATattttttgctaaaaaaaacGATGTTTTGAATGAACTGACAGAATTGGGAtttcttttatctttgtgtCTGTACCTTGAGTGAGATGCGATGAATAAGCGTGCAACACATTTGCCATCATACTTTCACTTTCTCGCTTGTGAGCTGTTTGTCTTTACCGTCTCCGGCAGGCTGATGTCATGTTacaaacatgcagacagtgTTCATAACTCAGGTATGGTGTGGGGTCGAGTGATACAAATCCACCCCGCACtgctgcagcaggtggaggtgaCTGTCAGTGTGGCCAAACATTGGGACAATCACCAGCTGCCCTTCCCCACCACCGGTAAGACACCTACCCCCGCCCTCAGTTATACAGAGGTACCTACAACAAATACAATCCATTTCtatccagaaaaaaatgaagagatgagaatataaaacaacagcaaacacagagtcTTATTACATCTGTATTTCTGTCAGTAAAAGGGACAATCTTAATGAACTGGACAATACAGGAGAAGGACAGTTCTAGTATGAGCAACTGGTTTAAATAATATGAATTAATTTTGCAGGTAAAGACATGTAGTTAATAAGGAGAAAGAGCTGTGGTAATGAGTTGATTCAGGAAGAACAATATGGACTTTATACCCACCCTCAGTCCAAACCCTGTATTTCTCTCATTGTATATGTTTTGTGCTTGTTGAATCTTGTGTCATGTCATTGTCATCACCTATTGGCTGTGAAAATCAGGAAATATAAatcaagaaaaataataattattaaattCAGGaggctgtgttgttgtttgtcgtACCACACCTTTGATCCTTGGTTGTTATACACTCCAGTATCTTTTCTAAGTCCCTGCAGATGTTGGCAGGAGTGTGTGGACTCTGAACTCTAGTCTTTTATCCAGTGAACAGGACAGTGCAGAGTCTGATTGATGAACTCTTCCAGCTGCTGGACCTCACTCCCAGCACAAGTGAGCATTATGTTCTGAAGCTTTGCAACTCTGAGGAGTATCTCCGAAAGTAAGTAACTTATCCAAAAAATGTTCTATATAAACATGGTGTGTTTCCGCATTCATTGTTTAATTTGGTGCATTTTCCCATATCTCTCTTTAGTGAAGAACTGCTGGGTATGCATGAGATTATTCAGATCTGCTACAAGTTTAAACAAGTGGTCCCCCTCCGACTGCTCCACGTGAGCAGCCTTAAACACCGTCTGGCCAGGGATGTAAGTCAGTTCAAACTCCTTCTCAGTGCCCACCTACAGTATAGATCATTGACCAAGAAGTGGCTGCCTGTCCTGaaatgctgctttcacagatACCTGCTCCTGGTTCCTGCTCAGCTTCTTATCGTCTGAGTTATTGTAGCTGTAAAAACCTCCGCCCTGAATTCTTGACTTTGTTCTGTTTACACGTCATGACCGGTGGCATTTAGCAGTAACAATGTAACACAGTGAAGGTGAATCTGATGTGTCCTTTATGGTCATGGAAAGCCAAAACAAGGACTTTTGGTGTCATTTAATGATTCTAAagtctttttaaatattttgtatttgtatttttactatatttatccaaaacacaacacaaaaaaatgccACAAACCCACAAAGAAATCAGTATTTCAACTCGTGCTTCTTCTCTAAGGAAGAAGATGACAGGAACCCATGCCACGTGTACCAGTTCCTGCGTCCTGCCTGTGTCTTCAACACTTGCAAGTAAGATGACGAGTAGTCCTGTGTCCCACATCAGCTTTGCAAAATGGGTTCAGTAACAACAAGTGTTCAGTGGGTCATGCGTCagcttgtgtctgtttgtagAAAACACTGGGACAGGTAGCTTGGCTTGGTGGCTTCCTGCCATTtgtcaactgtgtgtgtgtgtgtgtgtgtgtgtgtgtgtgtgtgtgtgtgtgtgtgtgtgtgtgtg
The window above is part of the Toxotes jaculatrix isolate fToxJac2 chromosome 5, fToxJac2.pri, whole genome shotgun sequence genome. Proteins encoded here:
- the LOC121182412 gene encoding protein Bouncer-like, with amino-acid sequence MGSQRKNSLDFNQLGPHWFLTSILVAAALVLPALTLDSLLCYYCPLQHKGNSCANITSQCLPDQRCSSSRGRYGSIHILSAQGCVDSGLCGSHEIISYRGVNYNVSHTCCCKDNCNGSPKSDANLKKILGMITDKTNHTSITDVLTEEPLDSCANYTSLKTATLPATA
- the LOC121182176 gene encoding uncharacterized protein C3orf18-like; amino-acid sequence: MEEEKEMHFNHTTPHISPLKPKPGFAAYYAFIPVALLILLGCVVALVYMRKKWRSDELRHRLIPLYSYDPSEDWRDSSREAEEEELVEPLYKEGKLAFSPGYGTKR